Proteins encoded by one window of Pseudomonas sp. PSKL.D1:
- a CDS encoding PhoX family protein, whose amino-acid sequence MSRETGDNLDRNHSGNLPMATVMDAYLSRRSVMRGSLGAAIAMIAGTGLTGCFDSSGGSDDDPVTEPPVTEPPAPDPEPEPKMALGFQSIPGSLTDACVVAAGYSAFVLAPWGTPINSNGNPWKSDGSNTSTDQANAMGMHHDGMHFFPINGSSEDGLLAINFEYIDAAALHPAGPTTDASGNRPAEEARKEINAHGAGVVRLQKVSGRWQVIDNDPLNRRFTTASRMEITGPLRGTDHVKTKYSTAGTHCRGTNNNCGNGYTPWGTYLTCEENWPGIFVNKGTRPEDQRRIGVGTSTGQYKWETAAGDSTEVNDEFARFDVTVTGASATDDYRNEASTYGYIVEIDPYNSSTLATKRTALGRFRHEGCCPGLPVAGKPLVWYMGDDSNNEYLYKFVSTAVWDAADATPADRLATGAKYMDSGKLYVARFNADGTGVWLLLDVATATKDGSTLGALYTDLPGIILNTRGAGDALGATPMDRPEWTAVNPLNGDVYLTLTNNSARTPEKVDAANPRGPNRHGHIIRWHDSDDHLSFTWDIFVFGANAAGTSDINRSGLTELNQFASPDGMSFDSRGVLWFETDNGESTVTDYTNDQLLAVIPTDLVDANGKQVPVNAENQVDLRRFFVGPNGCEVTGIAFTPDNKTLFVNIQHPDNWPYTDKATDATPAGGTVRPRASTVVITRDDGGEIGTA is encoded by the coding sequence ATGAGTCGAGAAACCGGCGACAACCTGGACCGGAACCACAGCGGCAACCTGCCGATGGCCACTGTCATGGACGCCTACCTGAGCCGCCGCAGCGTGATGCGCGGCAGCCTGGGCGCCGCCATCGCCATGATTGCCGGTACCGGCCTGACCGGCTGCTTCGACAGCAGTGGCGGTTCCGACGATGATCCGGTAACCGAGCCGCCAGTGACCGAGCCACCGGCGCCTGACCCGGAGCCGGAACCGAAAATGGCCCTGGGATTCCAATCCATCCCTGGCTCACTCACTGACGCCTGCGTGGTCGCTGCAGGCTACAGCGCCTTCGTGCTGGCGCCATGGGGCACGCCGATCAACAGCAACGGCAACCCATGGAAGTCGGACGGCAGCAACACCTCGACCGACCAGGCCAACGCCATGGGCATGCACCACGATGGCATGCACTTCTTCCCCATCAACGGCAGCTCTGAAGACGGCCTGCTGGCGATCAACTTCGAATACATCGACGCCGCCGCCCTGCACCCTGCGGGCCCGACCACCGATGCCAGCGGCAACCGCCCGGCCGAAGAGGCCCGTAAGGAAATCAACGCCCACGGTGCCGGTGTGGTGCGCCTGCAAAAGGTCAGCGGCCGCTGGCAGGTCATCGACAACGACCCGCTCAACCGCCGCTTCACCACCGCGTCGCGCATGGAAATCACCGGCCCGCTGCGTGGCACCGACCACGTCAAGACCAAGTACTCCACCGCCGGCACCCACTGCCGTGGCACCAACAACAACTGCGGTAATGGCTACACCCCATGGGGCACGTACCTCACCTGTGAAGAGAACTGGCCAGGCATCTTCGTCAACAAAGGCACCCGCCCGGAAGACCAGCGCCGCATCGGCGTGGGCACCTCCACCGGCCAGTACAAGTGGGAAACCGCTGCCGGTGACAGCACCGAAGTAAACGACGAGTTCGCCCGTTTCGACGTGACCGTCACCGGCGCCAGCGCCACCGACGACTACCGCAACGAAGCCAGCACCTACGGCTACATCGTCGAAATCGACCCGTACAACAGCAGCACGTTGGCCACCAAGCGCACCGCCCTCGGCCGCTTCCGCCACGAAGGTTGCTGCCCGGGCCTGCCCGTGGCTGGCAAGCCGCTGGTGTGGTACATGGGCGACGACTCCAACAACGAGTACCTGTACAAGTTCGTGTCCACCGCCGTGTGGGATGCCGCCGACGCCACCCCAGCCGACCGCCTGGCCACCGGCGCCAAGTACATGGACTCGGGCAAGCTCTACGTGGCGCGCTTCAACGCCGACGGTACGGGTGTGTGGCTGCTGCTGGACGTTGCCACTGCCACCAAGGACGGCAGCACCCTGGGCGCGCTGTACACCGACCTGCCGGGTATCATCCTCAACACCCGTGGCGCAGGCGATGCGCTGGGCGCAACGCCGATGGACCGCCCGGAGTGGACTGCCGTCAACCCGCTCAATGGCGACGTGTACCTGACCCTGACCAACAACAGTGCCCGCACCCCTGAAAAGGTCGATGCAGCCAACCCGCGTGGCCCGAACCGCCACGGCCACATCATCCGCTGGCACGACAGCGACGATCACCTGAGCTTCACTTGGGACATCTTCGTGTTCGGCGCCAACGCCGCTGGCACCTCCGACATCAACCGCTCTGGTCTGACCGAACTCAACCAGTTCGCCAGCCCTGACGGCATGAGCTTCGATAGCCGTGGCGTGCTGTGGTTCGAGACCGACAACGGCGAGAGCACCGTGACCGACTACACCAACGACCAGTTGCTGGCGGTGATCCCGACCGACCTGGTGGATGCCAACGGCAAACAGGTGCCGGTCAATGCCGAGAACCAGGTGGACCTGCGCCGCTTCTTCGTAGGGCCCAATGGCTGCGAGGTGACCGGCATTGCCTTCACCCCCGACAACAAGACATTGTTCGTGAACATTCAGCACCCGGACAACTGGCCGTATACCGACAAGGCGACCGACGCGACGCCGGCAGGTGGCACCGTGCGGCCGCGGGCTTCGACGGTAGTGATTACACGGGACGATGGCGGCGAGATCGGGACCGCCTGA
- the gspK gene encoding type II secretion system minor pseudopilin GspK, which translates to MARKRQQGAALLMVMVVLAMLAAGMAWLVEDGRQQVDEVQLLRQRVQVRAMEQAGLAYAEQALRDPAWRLSPLFWQALRGQPLAYDFGAGQAQLRVVDLHTCFNVNALLGADADRAERQLRMLLGDDMAAERLVDGLADWLDNDSDARLQGAESAQYLRQQPARLAANQAMVDTSELNLLLAPDASRQRQYPMLCALPQTTGWRLNANALGLEHVPLLEALYEGRYPRSLLTRIVTGRPASGYVDAGALRQALGAIDDETFERLSEGLLLNSGYFLLQLSFEEQGRKMRSEFQVEALGVVQWHARVPAQQVRVRSRAPMAW; encoded by the coding sequence ATGGCGCGCAAACGGCAGCAGGGCGCAGCACTGCTGATGGTGATGGTGGTATTGGCGATGCTGGCAGCAGGCATGGCCTGGCTGGTGGAGGACGGGCGGCAGCAGGTCGATGAAGTGCAGCTGTTACGCCAGCGGGTGCAGGTGCGGGCCATGGAGCAGGCGGGGCTGGCTTATGCCGAACAGGCACTGCGTGACCCGGCATGGCGCCTGAGCCCGCTGTTCTGGCAGGCCTTGCGCGGGCAGCCGTTGGCCTACGATTTTGGTGCCGGGCAGGCCCAGTTGCGTGTGGTTGACCTGCATACGTGCTTCAACGTCAATGCACTGCTTGGGGCGGACGCTGATCGTGCCGAGCGCCAACTGCGAATGTTGCTGGGCGATGACATGGCCGCCGAGCGCCTGGTCGATGGGTTGGCCGATTGGCTCGACAACGACAGCGATGCGCGCCTGCAAGGCGCTGAGAGTGCCCAGTATCTGCGCCAGCAGCCTGCGCGGCTGGCTGCCAACCAGGCGATGGTCGATACCAGCGAGCTGAACCTGTTGCTGGCGCCGGACGCTTCCCGTCAGCGTCAGTACCCCATGCTTTGTGCACTGCCGCAAACCACCGGCTGGCGTTTGAATGCCAATGCACTGGGGCTGGAACACGTGCCGCTGTTGGAGGCGTTGTATGAAGGGCGTTATCCCCGGTCGCTTCTGACCCGGATCGTGACCGGCAGGCCTGCCTCAGGGTATGTGGACGCTGGCGCTTTGCGCCAGGCATTGGGGGCGATTGATGACGAAACCTTCGAGCGGTTGAGCGAAGGGTTGCTGCTCAACAGTGGGTATTTTCTGCTGCAACTTTCGTTCGAGGAGCAGGGGAGGAAGATGCGTAGCGAGTTTCAGGTGGAAGCGCTGGGGGTGGTGCAATGGCATGCGCGGGTGCCGGCACAGCAGGTTCGTGTACGCAGCCGAGCGCCAATGGCCTGGTAG
- the tatA gene encoding twin-arginine translocase TatA/TatE family subunit, whose amino-acid sequence MGGIGIWQLVIVLLIVFLLFGTKRLKGLGSDVGEAIQGFRKSMGGDADAQVQQQQPPLTPQATVQQQTDRQA is encoded by the coding sequence ATGGGTGGCATCGGTATCTGGCAATTGGTGATTGTTTTACTGATCGTGTTCTTGTTGTTCGGCACCAAACGGCTCAAAGGGCTGGGCAGCGATGTGGGCGAGGCAATCCAGGGCTTTCGTAAATCCATGGGCGGTGACGCCGACGCTCAGGTGCAGCAGCAACAACCACCGCTGACGCCCCAGGCCACCGTTCAACAGCAAACGGACCGGCAAGCCTGA
- the tatB gene encoding Sec-independent protein translocase protein TatB, with protein MFEVGFTELLLVGIVALLVLGPERLPVAARTLGRGLGQARRAMQGLRAQMEREIELPQFDSAPLQRLEQEIRQGVSLNPAPMADANPVNVPRENTP; from the coding sequence ATGTTCGAGGTGGGCTTCACCGAGCTTCTGCTGGTGGGCATCGTCGCGCTGCTGGTGCTGGGGCCTGAACGGCTGCCGGTGGCGGCGCGCACCTTGGGCCGTGGGTTGGGCCAGGCGCGCCGGGCCATGCAAGGCCTGCGAGCACAAATGGAGCGCGAGATTGAATTGCCGCAGTTCGACAGCGCGCCGCTGCAACGCCTTGAGCAGGAAATACGCCAGGGCGTGAGCCTTAACCCAGCGCCTATGGCAGATGCAAACCCCGTCAACGTACCCCGTGAGAATACCCCATGA
- the tatC gene encoding twin-arginine translocase subunit TatC — translation MSIAVDGAARMPLTEHLRDLRKRLMRCLLLLALVFAGLFPFAQQLYTLISEPLRRFLPEGASMIATSVTSPFLTPFKLTAMCALFVAMPLLLHQAWGFLAPGLYRRERRIALPLLLSSIVLFYAGMAFAFYLVFPMMFGFFASVTPEGVAMMTDISQYLDFIMALFLAFGLAFEIPVATFIVVWVGLADVATLRRSRPYVIVGCFVVGMILTPPDVFSQTMLAVPMWLLFEVGLLACTGLNTSAAKP, via the coding sequence ATGAGCATTGCCGTGGATGGCGCAGCGCGCATGCCGTTGACCGAACACCTGCGCGATTTGCGCAAACGCTTGATGCGCTGCCTGCTGCTGCTCGCGCTGGTGTTCGCCGGCCTGTTCCCGTTCGCCCAGCAATTGTACACGCTGATTTCCGAACCCCTGCGCCGCTTCCTGCCGGAAGGCGCAAGCATGATCGCCACCAGCGTCACCTCGCCGTTTCTCACACCGTTCAAACTGACGGCGATGTGCGCGCTGTTCGTGGCCATGCCACTGCTGCTGCATCAGGCCTGGGGCTTCCTGGCGCCGGGGTTGTACCGCCGTGAACGGCGCATTGCCTTGCCGCTGCTGTTGTCGAGCATCGTGCTGTTCTATGCCGGTATGGCCTTTGCGTTTTACCTGGTGTTCCCGATGATGTTCGGCTTTTTCGCCAGCGTCACGCCAGAGGGGGTGGCAATGATGACCGACATCAGCCAGTACCTGGATTTCATCATGGCGCTGTTCCTGGCCTTTGGGCTGGCCTTCGAAATTCCGGTGGCAACCTTCATCGTGGTCTGGGTGGGCTTGGCGGATGTGGCGACGTTAAGGCGCAGCAGGCCCTACGTGATCGTCGGCTGCTTCGTCGTGGGGATGATTCTTACACCGCCGGATGTGTTTTCACAGACCATGTTGGCGGTGCCGATGTGGCTGCTGTTTGAAGTAGGGCTGTTGGCCTGTACGGGCTTGAACACTTCTGCCGCCAAACCCTGA
- a CDS encoding HET-C-related protein, whose amino-acid sequence MRLPAESFRRTLTPVFGSDLPARHYNRLHTDLCNGELLNPACYLTAKGDALASYDNATRTIYLHPDVITRALEQPDAANELLTILLHEFGHHVDNMLRQPFATSLPSGEAQVAQDAALEEGARFAHLMGSIAIANTETQPVARYFDSSRDVIFRVDGLQARDYIWQSQDHDAQHACTNNGTREGFSAGSGNEDYPEHSWGHGSIEEDLKLSGFNEQQRKAIYFGNWLRDYSQLIDPKLVRAPDAPKDFPAKLSREVLTQLVDLLALKAFPSLQSTPEERAHYTVTPQMLGVYRPSEHIDNPYTPSPSACDPRTIDEDFEAPVGPDDPLLQVDPDTSMKRYIFTSVDYMCERLRDAMAEGPTPRGLREFGAALHVLEDFFAHSNYAELSLRKLGHEQVLPWTGKADCKHEWPVVTGMFAGCDVIASLAEPMANILFKSSGSFESVTPGQRADSELALLILLRDHPDPKWQEYLQTSLEVRDTLADIPGFNGLRLISWIVSSPIRSTQGLMNMGYQTLINLVGNTVDDYQTICIDNPNTSGSTNPTHSQLAKDHDVHPLHTLASLMARVAVRNVGLAMNKYWEGGRLLDPAKVARSYFTHPNDSDWQDELVEKWASDNRDAVARTYEATCFNTRFLGLDTSVWERMRGLFS is encoded by the coding sequence ATGCGTTTACCCGCAGAGTCATTCAGGCGTACCCTTACGCCAGTGTTTGGCAGCGACTTGCCGGCTCGACACTACAACCGTCTTCACACAGACCTGTGCAACGGCGAGCTTTTGAACCCCGCTTGCTACCTCACTGCCAAAGGCGACGCCCTGGCCAGCTATGACAATGCAACCCGCACAATCTACCTCCACCCCGACGTGATCACGCGTGCTCTTGAACAACCCGATGCTGCGAATGAGCTGCTGACTATCCTGCTGCACGAGTTCGGCCACCATGTCGATAACATGCTACGACAACCCTTCGCCACAAGCCTGCCCTCTGGGGAAGCTCAAGTGGCGCAGGACGCTGCGCTGGAAGAAGGCGCCCGCTTCGCCCACCTGATGGGCTCGATTGCCATCGCCAACACCGAGACCCAGCCAGTTGCACGTTACTTCGACAGCTCCCGTGATGTGATCTTCAGGGTCGATGGCTTACAAGCGCGGGATTACATCTGGCAAAGCCAGGACCATGACGCACAACACGCCTGCACCAACAACGGTACGCGTGAAGGGTTTTCTGCAGGCAGCGGCAATGAAGACTATCCGGAGCATTCCTGGGGGCACGGTTCTATCGAAGAAGACCTCAAGCTCTCGGGCTTCAACGAACAGCAGCGCAAGGCGATCTATTTCGGCAACTGGTTACGCGACTATTCACAGCTGATTGACCCCAAGCTGGTGCGGGCGCCTGATGCGCCGAAAGACTTCCCTGCCAAACTTTCGCGAGAGGTGCTGACACAACTGGTCGACCTGCTGGCGCTCAAAGCGTTTCCCAGCCTGCAAAGCACCCCGGAAGAACGCGCCCACTACACAGTCACACCGCAGATGCTTGGGGTCTATCGCCCCAGCGAACACATTGACAACCCCTACACCCCAAGCCCTTCGGCCTGCGACCCACGTACCATCGATGAGGATTTCGAGGCGCCTGTCGGCCCGGATGACCCGCTGCTGCAGGTCGACCCGGACACCTCCATGAAGCGCTACATTTTCACCTCGGTCGACTACATGTGCGAACGCCTGCGTGATGCCATGGCTGAGGGCCCGACACCCCGTGGGCTGCGGGAATTCGGTGCAGCCCTGCATGTGCTGGAGGATTTTTTTGCCCACTCCAACTACGCCGAGCTGAGCCTGCGCAAACTGGGGCACGAGCAGGTGCTGCCATGGACCGGCAAGGCTGACTGCAAGCACGAGTGGCCTGTAGTTACCGGTATGTTCGCAGGTTGCGATGTGATCGCCAGCCTGGCCGAACCGATGGCAAACATCCTGTTCAAGAGCTCTGGCAGTTTCGAAAGCGTCACGCCCGGCCAGCGCGCGGACTCGGAGCTTGCCCTGCTGATTCTGCTGCGTGACCACCCCGACCCAAAATGGCAGGAATACCTGCAAACATCCCTCGAGGTTCGTGACACGCTGGCAGACATTCCAGGCTTTAACGGGCTGCGGCTGATTTCCTGGATCGTCAGCTCCCCCATTCGCAGTACACAGGGCTTGATGAACATGGGTTACCAAACCCTGATCAACCTGGTCGGCAACACCGTCGATGACTACCAGACTATCTGCATCGATAACCCCAATACATCGGGTTCGACCAACCCCACCCACTCCCAACTCGCCAAGGACCATGATGTGCACCCCCTGCATACCCTGGCTTCGCTGATGGCGCGCGTCGCGGTGCGTAACGTGGGCCTGGCCATGAACAAGTATTGGGAAGGCGGGAGGCTTCTCGACCCGGCCAAGGTTGCGCGCAGTTATTTCACCCACCCCAACGACAGCGACTGGCAGGATGAACTGGTTGAAAAATGGGCGAGTGATAACCGCGATGCGGTTGCAAGAACCTACGAAGCCACGTGCTTTAACACGCGCTTCCTGGGCCTGGACACTAGCGTGTGGGAACGCATGCGCGGGCTATTCAGCTAA
- a CDS encoding NGG1p interacting factor NIF3, whose protein sequence is MYKLAFFVPASHVEVVKAAVFAAGGGRIGDYDHCAWQTLGQGQFRPLDGSQPYLGQTGQVEVVEEWKVELVVADGLINQVVTALKQSHPYETPAYEVWQLAEF, encoded by the coding sequence GTGTACAAGCTCGCCTTCTTCGTCCCCGCCAGCCACGTTGAAGTGGTCAAGGCTGCCGTGTTCGCCGCCGGTGGCGGGCGTATCGGTGACTATGACCACTGCGCCTGGCAAACCTTGGGCCAGGGCCAGTTCCGCCCGTTGGACGGCAGCCAGCCGTACCTCGGGCAAACCGGCCAGGTCGAGGTGGTGGAGGAGTGGAAGGTGGAGCTGGTGGTGGCCGATGGCCTGATAAACCAGGTTGTCACTGCTTTGAAGCAGAGCCACCCCTACGAGACCCCGGCGTATGAGGTCTGGCAGTTGGCTGAATTCTAA
- the purL gene encoding phosphoribosylformylglycinamidine synthase: protein MLILRGAPALSAFRHGKLLEQLSQKVPAVTGLYAEFAHFADIDGELTADQQQVLGRLLKYGPSVPVQEPTGRLFLVVPRLGTISPWASKASDIAHNCGLQSIQRLERGIAYYVAGDLSAADAELVAAELHDRMTQRVLGQLEQAADLFSHAQPKPMTSVDILAGGRAALAQANIDLGLALAEDEIDYLVNAFQGLKRNPNDIELMMFAQANSEHCRHKIFNASWDIDGQAQEKSLFGMIKNTYQMHNEGVLSAYKDNASVIVGNVAGRFFPNPETRQYGAVQEPVHILMKVETHNHPTAIAPFSGASTGSGGEIRDEGATGRGAKPKAGLTGFTVSNLRIPGFEQPWEQAYGKPERIVDALDIMIEGPLGGAAFNNEFGRPALTGYFRTFEQAINTPHGEEVRGYHKPIMLAGGMGNIREDHVQKGEITVGAKLIVLGGPAMLIGLGGGAASSVATGASSADLDFASVQRENPEMERRCQEVIDRCWQLGDANPIAFIHDVGAGGISNAFPELVNDGGRGGRFELRNVPNDEPGMAPHEIWSNESQERYVLAVSAVDFERFKAICERERCPFAVVGEATEEQHLTVTDSHFDNTPVDMPLDVLLGKPPRMHRSVTREAELGDDFDPSELDLDQAVQRVLNHPAVASKSFLITIGDRTITGLVARDQMVGPWQVPVADCAVTATSFDVYTGEAMAMGERTPLALLDAPASGRMAIGETLTNLAAAQIDKLSDIKLSANWMSAAGHPGEDARLYDTVKAVGMELCPELGITIPVGKDSMSMKTKWSDDGVEKSVTSPMSLIITGFAPVTDIRKTLTPQLRMDKGETDLILIDLGRGKNRMGASILAQTYGKIAAQAPDVDDAEDLKAFFAVIQGLNADGHLLAYHDRSDGGLLTTVVEMAFAGHCGLDLQLDPLTDNRKDVPAILFNEELGAVIQVRQDATPDVLAQFSAAGLGEECVAVIGKPVNNAEVSISLNGEVLFDDDRRMLQRQWAETSYQVQRLRDNADCADQEFDALLEEDNPGLSVKLGFDVNDDIAAPYIKKGVRPQVAILREQGVNGQVEMAAAFDRAGFAAIDVHMSDILAGRVDFEAFKGLVACGGFSYGDVLGAGEGWAKSALFNTRARDAFQAFFERTDSFALGVCNGCQMMSNLHELIPGTEYWPHFVRNRSEQFEARVAMVEVQKSNSIFLQGMAGSRMPIAIAHGEGHAEFASEEALLEADLSGCVALRYVDNHGKVTEAYPANPNGSPRGITGLTSRDGRVTIMMPHPERVFRAVQNSWRPDEWQEDAALMRMFRNARVWVN, encoded by the coding sequence ATGTTGATCCTGCGCGGCGCTCCTGCCCTTTCTGCCTTTCGCCACGGTAAATTACTCGAGCAACTGAGCCAGAAAGTCCCCGCTGTTACTGGTTTGTATGCCGAATTTGCCCACTTCGCCGATATTGACGGCGAGCTGACCGCCGACCAGCAGCAGGTGCTGGGCCGTCTGCTCAAATACGGCCCGAGCGTGCCGGTACAGGAGCCGACCGGCCGCCTGTTCCTGGTCGTGCCGCGCCTGGGTACCATTTCGCCATGGGCCAGTAAGGCCAGCGACATCGCCCACAACTGCGGCCTGCAGTCGATTCAGCGCCTTGAGCGTGGCATCGCCTACTACGTAGCCGGCGACTTGAGCGCCGCAGATGCCGAACTGGTTGCAGCCGAACTGCACGACCGCATGACCCAGCGCGTGCTCGGCCAGCTGGAGCAGGCCGCCGACCTGTTCAGCCACGCCCAGCCAAAGCCGATGACCTCGGTGGACATCCTGGCCGGTGGACGTGCGGCCCTGGCCCAGGCCAACATCGACCTGGGCCTGGCCCTGGCCGAAGACGAGATCGACTACCTGGTCAACGCCTTCCAGGGCCTCAAGCGCAACCCGAACGACATCGAACTGATGATGTTCGCCCAGGCCAACTCCGAGCACTGCCGCCACAAGATTTTCAACGCCAGTTGGGACATCGACGGCCAGGCTCAGGAAAAAAGCCTGTTCGGCATGATCAAGAACACCTACCAGATGCACAACGAAGGCGTGCTGTCTGCGTACAAGGACAACGCCTCGGTAATCGTCGGCAACGTGGCTGGCCGTTTCTTCCCGAACCCTGAAACCCGCCAGTACGGTGCGGTGCAGGAGCCGGTGCACATCTTGATGAAGGTCGAAACGCACAACCACCCGACCGCCATCGCCCCGTTCTCCGGCGCTTCCACCGGCTCTGGCGGCGAAATTCGCGACGAAGGCGCTACCGGCCGTGGTGCCAAGCCCAAGGCAGGCCTGACCGGCTTCACCGTGTCCAACCTGCGTATCCCAGGCTTCGAGCAGCCTTGGGAACAGGCTTACGGCAAGCCGGAGCGCATCGTTGACGCCCTCGACATCATGATCGAAGGCCCACTGGGTGGTGCTGCGTTCAACAACGAGTTCGGTCGCCCGGCCCTGACCGGCTACTTCCGCACCTTCGAGCAGGCCATCAACACCCCGCACGGTGAAGAAGTTCGCGGTTACCACAAGCCGATCATGCTCGCTGGCGGCATGGGCAACATCCGTGAAGACCACGTCCAGAAGGGCGAAATCACCGTCGGCGCCAAGCTGATCGTGCTTGGCGGCCCGGCCATGCTGATCGGCCTGGGTGGCGGTGCCGCTTCGTCGGTGGCCACCGGTGCCAGCTCCGCCGACCTGGACTTCGCCTCGGTACAGCGCGAAAACCCGGAAATGGAACGCCGTTGCCAGGAGGTCATCGACCGTTGCTGGCAGCTGGGTGACGCCAACCCGATCGCCTTCATCCACGACGTGGGCGCCGGTGGTATTTCCAACGCCTTCCCTGAGTTGGTCAACGACGGTGGCCGCGGTGGCCGCTTCGAACTGCGCAACGTGCCCAACGACGAGCCGGGCATGGCCCCGCACGAAATCTGGAGCAACGAATCGCAGGAACGTTACGTGCTGGCGGTCAGCGCCGTCGACTTCGAGCGTTTCAAGGCCATCTGTGAGCGTGAGCGTTGCCCGTTCGCAGTGGTGGGTGAAGCCACCGAAGAGCAGCACCTGACTGTTACCGACAGCCACTTCGACAACACCCCGGTGGACATGCCACTGGACGTGTTGCTGGGCAAACCGCCGCGCATGCACCGTTCGGTTACCCGTGAGGCCGAGCTGGGCGATGACTTCGACCCGAGCGAGCTGGACCTGGACCAGGCTGTGCAGCGCGTGCTGAACCACCCGGCAGTGGCCAGCAAGAGCTTCCTGATCACCATCGGCGACCGTACCATCACCGGCCTGGTTGCCCGTGACCAGATGGTTGGCCCTTGGCAGGTACCGGTGGCCGACTGCGCCGTCACCGCCACCAGCTTCGACGTCTATACCGGTGAAGCCATGGCCATGGGCGAGCGTACGCCATTGGCCCTGCTTGACGCCCCGGCGTCCGGCCGCATGGCAATCGGCGAAACCTTGACCAACCTGGCTGCCGCGCAGATCGACAAACTGTCCGATATCAAGCTGTCGGCCAACTGGATGTCCGCTGCTGGCCACCCTGGTGAAGATGCCCGTCTGTACGACACCGTCAAGGCCGTCGGCATGGAGCTGTGCCCGGAGCTGGGCATCACCATCCCGGTCGGCAAAGATTCCATGTCGATGAAGACCAAGTGGAGCGATGACGGCGTCGAGAAGAGCGTCACCTCGCCAATGTCGCTGATCATCACCGGTTTTGCCCCGGTGACCGACATCCGCAAGACCCTGACCCCGCAACTGCGCATGGACAAGGGCGAAACCGACCTGATCCTGATCGACCTGGGCCGCGGCAAGAACCGCATGGGCGCCTCGATCCTGGCGCAGACCTACGGCAAGATCGCTGCCCAGGCGCCGGATGTGGACGATGCTGAAGACCTCAAGGCCTTCTTCGCTGTAATCCAGGGCCTGAACGCCGACGGCCACCTGCTGGCCTATCACGACCGTTCCGACGGCGGCTTGCTGACCACCGTGGTGGAAATGGCCTTCGCCGGGCACTGCGGCCTCGACCTGCAACTTGACCCGCTGACTGACAACCGCAAGGATGTGCCGGCCATCCTCTTCAACGAAGAGCTGGGCGCGGTCATTCAGGTTCGCCAGGACGCCACCCCGGACGTACTGGCGCAGTTCAGCGCCGCTGGCCTGGGTGAAGAGTGCGTGGCGGTCATCGGCAAGCCGGTCAACAATGCAGAAGTGTCCATCAGCCTGAACGGCGAAGTGCTGTTCGACGACGACCGCCGCATGCTGCAACGCCAGTGGGCCGAAACCAGCTATCAGGTCCAGCGCCTGCGTGACAACGCCGACTGCGCCGACCAGGAATTCGACGCGCTGCTGGAAGAAGACAACCCGGGCCTGTCGGTCAAACTGGGCTTCGACGTCAACGACGACATCGCCGCGCCGTACATCAAGAAGGGCGTGCGCCCGCAAGTGGCGATCCTGCGTGAGCAGGGCGTCAACGGCCAGGTCGAGATGGCTGCCGCCTTCGACCGCGCTGGCTTCGCCGCCATCGACGTGCACATGAGCGATATCCTCGCGGGCCGTGTCGACTTCGAAGCGTTCAAGGGCCTGGTGGCCTGTGGCGGCTTCTCGTACGGCGACGTGCTGGGTGCCGGTGAAGGCTGGGCCAAGTCGGCACTGTTCAACACCCGTGCCCGCGATGCTTTCCAGGCATTCTTCGAGCGTACCGACAGCTTCGCCCTCGGGGTGTGCAACGGTTGCCAGATGATGTCCAACCTGCACGAACTGATCCCGGGCACCGAGTACTGGCCGCACTTCGTGCGCAACCGTTCGGAGCAGTTCGAGGCGCGTGTGGCGATGGTTGAGGTGCAGAAGTCCAACTCGATCTTCCTGCAGGGCATGGCCGGTTCGCGCATGCCGATTGCCATCGCCCACGGCGAAGGCCATGCCGAGTTCGCCAGCGAAGAGGCACTGCTGGAAGCCGACCTGTCCGGCTGCGTGGCCCTGCGCTACGTCGACAACCATGGCAAGGTCACCGAAGCCTACCCAGCCAACCCGAACGGCTCGCCGCGTGGTATCACCGGCCTCACCAGCCGTGACGGCCGTGTGACCATCATGATGCCGCACCCGGAGCGCGTATTCCGTGCCGTGCAAAACTCCTGGCGCCCGGATGAGTGGCAGGAAGACGCGGCCCTGATGCGCATGTTCCGCAACGCACGCGTCTGGGTGAACTAA